From a region of the Triticum aestivum cultivar Chinese Spring chromosome 7D, IWGSC CS RefSeq v2.1, whole genome shotgun sequence genome:
- the LOC123169603 gene encoding putative DNA glycosylase At3g47830, translated as MTRKPKRKLPASPSRRDSPLEPYHGHAAPSPAQCLAVRDALLAFHGFPDEFAPFRLLRLGLSPEDEGDQPAPRPTVLDGLVTTLLSQNTTDAISRRAFASLKAAFPSWDQVVDEEGMGLEDAIRCGGLAATKAARIRAMLRGVREKRGAICLEYLRELSVDEVKRELSQFKGIGPKTVACVLMFYLQKDDFPVDTHVLRITKAIGWVPPTATREKAYIHLNNKIPDDLKFDLNCLFVTHGKLCQSCTIKLGVQKPKDVKAVCPLARYCCIKEEIQE; from the exons ATGACCCGGAAGCCCAAGCGGAAGCTGCCGGCCTCGCCGTCGAGGCGCGACTCTCCGCTGGAGCCCTACCATGGCCAcgccgccccctcccccgctcaatgCCTGGCCGTCCGCGACGCCCTCCTCGCCTTCCATGGCTTCCCCGACGAGTTCGCGCccttccgcctcctccgcctcggccTCTCGCCTGAGGACGAGGGCGACCAGCCGGCTCCTCGTCCGACCGTCCTAGACGGGCTCGTCACCACCCTCCTCTCGCAGAACACCACCGACGCCATCTCCCGCCGCGCATTCGCCTCCCTCAAGGCCGCCTTCCCCTCCTGGGATCAG GTGGTCGACGAGGAGGGGATGGGGCTGGAGGACGCCATCAGGTGTGGGGGCCTGGCTGCGACGAAGGCGGCGAGGATCCGGGCGATGCTGAGGGGCGTGAGGGAGAAGAGGGGCGCGATTTGCCTCGAGTACCTGCGGGAGCTGTCCGTGGATGAGGTCAAGAGGGAGCTCTCGCAGTTCAAAGGGATTGGGCCAAAGACT GTGGCATGTGTCCTGATGTTCTATCTTCAAAAGGATGACTTTCCAGTAGATACTCAT GTACTCCGCATTACAAAGGCTATTGGTTGGGTTCCTCCAACAGCTACTAGGGAGAAAGCATACATTCATCTGAATAATAAGATTCCTGATGATCTGAAGTTTGACTTGAATTGTCTATTTGTTACTCATGGGAAGCTTTGTCAATCGTGTACGATAAAGTTAGGAGTCCAGAAACCCAAGGATGTCAAGGCTGTTTGTCCCTTAGCAAGGTACTGTTGTATCAAAGAAGAAATTCAGGAATAG